From Orenia metallireducens:
GTTTTCATGCCCAGAAGTTCTCAAACTTTATTGATGAGATGGGTGAAAGGTTAATTATGAAAGCATTAGGAGAGCCTAGAAATGAATTTGACTCTATTGCTGATGCAATTAAGTATGCTTTACACCATGAACAAGGTGTTACTAAGCGAATCTATAAATTGATGGATATTGCCCAAGAAGAGAGTTGTTATCCAGCAATTAGTATGTTACAATGGTTTGTTGATGAGCAGGTTGAAGAGGAAGCAATGATGGATGGATTATTGAAGAAGGTAGAGCGAATTGGTGAGAATGGAAATGGAATCTATATGTTAGATAGCGAGTTAGCCCAAAGAACCTTTACTCCACCTGCTGGAGAGTAATAGCTAGTACATATATAGGAGCTCCCTTAGTTGGGAGTTTTTTTTATTTTTTAAGTTTAAGTTGATAATAAGATTACTTAAACTTAATCTAATAATTCTCTTGACACTTTCTATACTGAACGGTATAATAAACTCAATAGTAAATAATACTATAGGAGATGATAGCTTAGATGAATAATCGTGCTAAGATTATGGAGGTTGCAGTAAACCTCTTTGCTTCTCGGGGTTATGACGGAGTAGGTGTAAAAGAGTTAGCTGAAGAAGCAGGTGTTACTAAACCAACTCTTTATCACTATTTTGGAAATAAGAAGGGATTACTAGAAGAGTTATTAGTAGAAAATTTTTCTAAAATGAATAACTTGGTTAAAGAAGCAACGATATACAATCATGATTTACCTTTTACATTGAATAAATTAGTATCTACTTATTTTAATTTTGCCAAAAATAATAAAACTTTTTATAGGATGCAATTAGCAATGGCACTTGCACCAATAGATAGTGAATCTAATAAGGCTGTCTCAAAATTTATCAAAGAGCAACATAATATGGTGGAAGAACTTTTTATTCAAGCTGCAGAGGATCATGGTAATATGAAAGGCAGGCATAAAGCCTATGCAGCTACATTATTAGGAATGATTAATACATACATAACTTTATCCTTGCGAGGCGATAGAGAGTTAAATGATGAATTATTATATCAAGCAGTTCACCAATTTATGCATGGAATCTATTCTTAATGGTTATTTTTTACCTCGAATATACCGATCGGTATAGCAGCGGATTTTAAATAAATTAAAAATTTATAAGGGGGAATTAGTTATGAAAAGTTGGGCTTGTCAATCTGTTTTTTATCATATATATCCATTAGGTCTTTGTGGTGCTCCTTTGGAGAATGATTTTTCAGCACCTATTAATTATAGATTGGATAGAATATATGATTGGGTAGAACATCTTAAAGATATGGGTGTAAATGCAATGTATTTAGGTCCTGTATTTGAATCGACTAGCCATGGTTATGATACGAAGGACTATTATCAGGTTGATCGCAGATTAGGAGATAATCAGAGCTTGGCTAGGTTAGTATCACATTTGAAAGGTAATGGAATTAGAGTAATTTTAGATGGTGTATTTAATCATGTGGGTAGAGATTTTTGGGCATTTCAAGATCTATTAGAGCAGGGGCAGAATTCAAAGTATTGTGACTGGTTTTCTGGTTTGAACTTTGAATACCAAAGCCCTTATGGTGACCCATTTACCTATGAAGCCTGGGAAGGTCATTATAACCTAGTTAAATTAAACCTTAAGAATCCTGAAGTAAAAGATTATCTCTTTAATGCAGTTAAAGAATGGATTGAGCAATTTGATATTGCTGGGTTAAGATTGGATGCTGCTGACTGTTTGGAGGTTGAATTTATCGTTGAATTGGGGGAATTTTGTAGAGGTTTAAGACCTGATTTTTGGATGTTAGGTGAGGTAATACATGGTGATTATAGGAAATGGGCTGGGGCTGCTATGATGGATTCTGTAACTAACTATGAGTGTTATAAAGGATTATATTCAAGCCATAATGATAAGAATTATTTTGAGATTGCCTATTCTTTAAATCGTCAATTTGGAGAAGGGGGAATATATAAGCACCTACCATTATATAGCTTTGCAGATAATCATGATGTCAAGAGAATAGCAAGTACCCTTGATAATCCTGCCCATTTGTACCCATTACATATTCTCTTATTTACTATGCCTGGTGTACCATCTATTTATTATGGTAGTGAATGGGGAATAGAGGGGAAGAAGGTTAATGGAGATGATGGACCACTTCGACCTGAGTTAGATATTAATGAAGTAGCTAAGAAGAGCCCAAATAGAGATTTACTAAGACTAATTGCTTCTTTAGCAGAGTTAAGAAAAAGTTCTAAAGCATTATGCTATGGAAGTTATCAACAAATCTTTGTTGATCATCAGCAATTTGCTT
This genomic window contains:
- a CDS encoding alpha-amylase family glycosyl hydrolase, coding for MKSWACQSVFYHIYPLGLCGAPLENDFSAPINYRLDRIYDWVEHLKDMGVNAMYLGPVFESTSHGYDTKDYYQVDRRLGDNQSLARLVSHLKGNGIRVILDGVFNHVGRDFWAFQDLLEQGQNSKYCDWFSGLNFEYQSPYGDPFTYEAWEGHYNLVKLNLKNPEVKDYLFNAVKEWIEQFDIAGLRLDAADCLEVEFIVELGEFCRGLRPDFWMLGEVIHGDYRKWAGAAMMDSVTNYECYKGLYSSHNDKNYFEIAYSLNRQFGEGGIYKHLPLYSFADNHDVKRIASTLDNPAHLYPLHILLFTMPGVPSIYYGSEWGIEGKKVNGDDGPLRPELDINEVAKKSPNRDLLRLIASLAELRKSSKALCYGSYQQIFVDHQQFAFLREYQGEKVLTVVNSSDKPIDIELEFDIEEGYQLRDLLEAKTFRINNGVIKIKEVPASWGLIMKVEKIQ
- a CDS encoding ferritin produces the protein MLAEKLLEELNEQVRYEYESAHYYLAIAAYFKSEDLEGFAHFFEIQAEEERFHAQKFSNFIDEMGERLIMKALGEPRNEFDSIADAIKYALHHEQGVTKRIYKLMDIAQEESCYPAISMLQWFVDEQVEEEAMMDGLLKKVERIGENGNGIYMLDSELAQRTFTPPAGE
- a CDS encoding TetR/AcrR family transcriptional regulator, yielding MNNRAKIMEVAVNLFASRGYDGVGVKELAEEAGVTKPTLYHYFGNKKGLLEELLVENFSKMNNLVKEATIYNHDLPFTLNKLVSTYFNFAKNNKTFYRMQLAMALAPIDSESNKAVSKFIKEQHNMVEELFIQAAEDHGNMKGRHKAYAATLLGMINTYITLSLRGDRELNDELLYQAVHQFMHGIYS